The following are encoded together in the Malaya genurostris strain Urasoe2022 chromosome 3, Malgen_1.1, whole genome shotgun sequence genome:
- the LOC131433799 gene encoding uncharacterized protein LOC131433799, with product MTTKAVHIELVSDLSTEGFFAALRRFCARRGKPISIYCDNATNFTGAERELQSLLKQFLNQQQREKIAKHCAEATIRFQFIPARAPTFGGLWEAAVKALKYHLRRVVGFEPITLEVMQTVLCQIESCLNSRPLTAISEDPSDLGALTPGHFLVGSTLQSIPEPDLADVPCNRLSLWQTIQRKSQQFWKLWSTDYLHQLQQRTKNFYQHPNVLVGKLVLLKEDNLPPLKWSLARVTAVHPGPDRLVRVVSVKVPSGAIYDRPISKVCLLSINDETTDPPSNPTVRSYDPDNQLLEHSITSDDEDE from the coding sequence ATGACTACGAAGGCCGTACACATCGAGCTGGTCAGCGATCTTAGTACCGAAGGATTCTTTGCGGCATTAAGACGTTTCTGCGCACGACGGGGAAAGCCAATCAGTATCTACTGTGATAATGCGACAAACTTCACCGGAGCTGAAAGAGAACTACAATCACTTTTAAAACAGTTCCTTAATCAACAACAGCGAGAGAAGATTGCGAAACATTGTGCAGAAGCCACCATTCGATTCCAATTCATTCCTGCTCGTGCACCTACTTTCGGTGGCCTTTGGGAGGCCGCTGTTAAAGCATTGAAATACCATCttcgtcgtgtcgtcggttttgaACCAATAACGCTTGAAGTCATGCAAACGGTTCTCTGTCAGATTGAGAGCTGCCTCAATTCACGACCCTTAACAGCCATATCCGAGGACCCCAGCGACTTGGGTGCCCTAACCCCGGGACATTTTCTGGTCGGATCAACACTCCAATCAATCCCGGAGCCCGACCTTGCCGATGTTCCCTGTAATAGACTTTCATTGTGGCAAACAATTCAACGGAAgtctcagcagttttggaagctGTGGTCAACTGATTATCTTCATCAACTACAGCAACGCACAAAGAATTTCTACCAGCATCCAAACGTGCTTGTTGGAAAGCTTGTGCTGTTGAAGGAAGACAATTTGCCGCCGCTTAAGTGGAGTTTAGCTCGAGTTACCGCTGTGCATCCTGGTCCGGATAGACTTGTACGCGTTGTGAGCGTGAAGGTACCTTCTGGTGCTATCTACGATCGTCCGATATCAAAAGTATGCCTACTTTCCATCAACGATGAAACTACTGACCCTCCATCGAATCCTACAGTGAGAAGTTATGATCCCGACAACCAACTTCTTGAGCATTCTATAACATCAGATGACGAAGATGAATAA